One Diabrotica virgifera virgifera chromosome 3, PGI_DIABVI_V3a genomic window carries:
- the LOC126881833 gene encoding piggyBac transposable element-derived protein 4-like, translating to MCCVTMSKRSRKIVELALRDAEMSGDESDPFSSLDSDLDPMFLPTSDEEILSSSDFSDIEASSDMFSQKITLSKPKSNIKRKLQSSKITSKKLCTRNVLEQPSCSTSLLPDDASEEEEEVADATARIPFTATDDNMLSKNLEREQNNISSEQLEEFFDVETLAQTQLADTDDIQENEVGANQNVLEHTWTQPIGNHHEFEYSAEDGLCGNYAAILINDLSPYKCFRTFVDDEIIDEIVNQTNLYATQILCDSNDITNDSRLQRWVPTDKKEMIRFLGIVAYMGLVKMPSLEKYWSNDDLYKNVIIPKTMSRNRFQLLLRMWHFSDNERCPEGDRLFKVQPLLEKLIKNFQKVYTPGRTFCVDESIVPFQGRLIFKQYIPQKTHKYGVKLFKLCGGNGYTWNLRIYAGKETREGNASVPTNIVINRSKDLLNSGQTIIADNYYTSLELTNILLENKTHYIGTLRANRRGNPKDVILKKLKRGEVFGQENEKGVCVLKWKDKRDVLLLTTKHTTETVAIQRRSGVVHKPKWYRNKVVSKTSDRIHSGDSGCKFSHNIQPTC from the exons ATGTGTTGTGTAACAATGAGTAAACGAAGCAGAAAAATTGTTGAACTTGCTTTGAGAGATGCTGAAATGTCAG gtGACGAATCTGACCCCTTTAGTTCACTTGATTCCGATCTTGATCCCATGTTTTTGCCAACCAGTGATGAAGAAATATTATCCAGTtcagatttctcagacatagaaGCATCTTCAGACATGTTTTCTCAGAAAATAACATTGTCCAAACCCAAGTCAAATATTAAACGCAAATTGCAATCATCCAAAATCACTTCAAAGAAATTGTGTACGAGGAATGTTTTGGAACAACCAAGCTGTTCTACATCACTCTTGCCCGATGATGCCTCTGAGGAGGAAGAAGAAGTTGCTGATGCTACAGCCAGAATTCCATTTACAGCAACAGACGACAAtatgttatctaaaaatttgGAAAGGGAACAGAACAATATTTCATCTGAACAATTGGAAGAATTTTTTGATGTTGAAACTTTAGCTCAAACTCAATTAGCAGATACTGACGATATCCAGGAAAATGAGGTTGGAGCAAATCAAAATGTTCTAGAACATACGTGGACGCAGCCAATTGGAAATCATCACGAATTTGAATACTCTGCGGAAGATGGATTATGTGGCAATTACGCTGCAATCCTTATAAATGATTTATCGCCTTATAAGTGTTTTCGTACTTTCGTTGATGATGAAATAATTGACGAGATTGTAAATCAAACAAACTTATATGCTACTCAAATATTGTGTGATTCCAACGATATTACCAATGATTCAAGACTACAGAGATGGGTTCCAACCGATAAAAAAGAAATGATTAGATTTCTTGGTATAGTTGCTTACATGGGTCTGGTAAAAATGCCTTCTTTGGAAAAGTATTGGAGCAACGACGACctatataaaaatgttattataCCAAAAACTATGTCCCGAAATAGATTTCAGCTGCTTCTTAGAATGTGGCACTTTTCGGATAATGAAAGATGTCCAGAAGGAGATCGTTTATTCAAGGTGCAGCCATTACTAgaaaaacttatcaaaaattttcaaaaagtttataCTCCAGGTCGTACATTTTGTGTAGATGAGTCTATCGTTCCATTTCAAGGAAGATTGATATTCAAACAATATATTCCCCAGAAAACGCACAAATACGgagtaaaactttttaaattatgCGGTGGCAATGGATATACATGGAATCTACGCATATATGCTGGAAAGGAAACAAGGGAGGGCAACGCTTCTGTACCAACTAACATTGTCATTAATCGCTCAAAGGACCTACTAAATTCAGGACAAACTATTATTGCTGATAACTATTATACAAGTCTTGAACTAACaaatattttgttggaaaataaaaCACATTATATTGGTACATTGAGAGCTAACCGGCGTGGAAATCCGAAAGATGTCATACTCAAAAAGTTAAAAAGAGGGGAAGTATTTGGACAGGAAAACGAAAAAGGTGTATGCGTCTTGAAGTGGAAAGATAAGAGGGATGTTCTTCTTCTCACTACTAAGCACACTACAGAAACCGTAGCCATACAGCGACGCAGTGGTGTGGTTCATAAACCGAAGTGGTATCGAAATAAAGTGGTATCGAAAACTAGCGATAGAATTCATTCTGGGGACAGCGGTTGTAAATTCTCACATAATATACAACCAACTTGCtaa